The Kitasatospora paranensis genome has a window encoding:
- a CDS encoding FmdB family zinc ribbon protein — protein MPRYDFRCRSCGATFELRRTMAQANDPAVCPEGHPDTVKLLSTVAVTGGSAAAAAPAPASGGGGGGCCGGGCCG, from the coding sequence ATGCCACGCTACGACTTCCGCTGCCGCTCCTGCGGCGCCACCTTCGAACTCCGCCGCACCATGGCGCAGGCCAACGACCCCGCGGTCTGCCCCGAGGGGCACCCGGACACCGTGAAGCTGCTCTCCACCGTCGCCGTCACCGGCGGCTCGGCCGCCGCGGCCGCCCCCGCGCCCGCGTCCGGTGGCGGTGGCGGTGGGTGCTGCGGCGGCGGCTGCTGCGGCTGA
- a CDS encoding HAD family hydrolase encodes MPSQFLVASDLDRTLIYSNRALALDVPDRLAPRLLSVEVNDGRALSFMTEQAAELLVELTRLAVFVPATTRTRAQYERVNLPGPTPGWIPRYAICANGGHLLVDGVVDRDWHAEVRGRLDAASAPLAEVVEHLAIAADPEWTHKRRVAEDLFAYLVVERADLPAGWLDELTAWCAERGWTISLQGRKVYAVPAPLTKSAALAEVERRTGAATVLTAGDSLLDAELLLAAEHGWRPGHGELADSGWTAPGVTALSEIGVAAGEEIVRRMLERVRAGASVRA; translated from the coding sequence ATGCCGAGTCAGTTCCTGGTCGCGAGCGACCTCGACCGCACCCTGATCTACTCCAACCGGGCGCTGGCCCTGGACGTGCCGGACCGGCTCGCGCCACGGCTGCTCTCGGTGGAGGTCAACGACGGCCGGGCGCTCTCGTTCATGACCGAGCAGGCCGCCGAGCTGCTCGTCGAACTGACCCGGCTGGCCGTCTTCGTCCCCGCCACCACCCGCACCCGCGCCCAGTACGAGCGGGTCAACCTGCCCGGCCCGACGCCGGGCTGGATCCCGCGCTACGCGATCTGCGCCAACGGCGGCCACCTGCTGGTGGACGGCGTCGTCGACCGCGACTGGCACGCCGAGGTGCGCGGCCGGCTCGACGCGGCCAGCGCCCCGCTCGCCGAGGTGGTCGAGCACCTGGCCATCGCGGCGGACCCGGAGTGGACCCACAAGCGGCGCGTCGCCGAGGACCTCTTCGCGTACCTGGTGGTCGAGCGGGCGGACCTGCCGGCTGGCTGGCTGGACGAGCTGACCGCCTGGTGCGCCGAGCGCGGCTGGACGATCTCGCTGCAGGGCCGCAAGGTGTACGCCGTGCCCGCGCCGCTCACCAAGAGCGCCGCGCTCGCCGAGGTGGAGCGGCGCACCGGCGCGGCGACCGTGCTCACCGCCGGTGACTCGCTGCTGGACGCCGAGCTGCTGCTCGCCGCCGAGCACGGCTGGCGTCCCGGGCACGGTGAGCTCGCCGACTCCGGCTGGACGGCGCCCGGGGTCACCGCCCTGTCCGAGATCGGTGTCGCGGCGGGCGAGGAGATCGTCCGCCGGATGCTGGAGCGCGTCCGCGCCGGGGCGTCCGTCCGGGCCTAG